One part of the Sarcophilus harrisii chromosome 5, mSarHar1.11, whole genome shotgun sequence genome encodes these proteins:
- the FBXL14 gene encoding F-box/LRR-repeat protein 14 produces METHISCLFPELLAMIFGYLDVRDKGRAAQVCTAWRDAAYHKSVWRGVEAKLHLRRANPSLFPSLQARGIRRVQILSLRRSLSYVIQGMANIESLNLSGCYNLTDNGLGHAFVQEIGSLRALNLSLCKQITDSSLGRIAQYLKGLEVLELGGCSNITNTGLLLIAWGLQRLKSLNLRSCRHLSDVGIGHLAGMTRSAAEGCLGLEQLTLQDCQKLTDLSLKHISRGLAGLRLLNLSFCGGISDAGLLHLSHMGSLRSLNLRSCDNISDTGIMHLAMGSLRLSGLDVSFCDKVGDQSLAYIAQGLDGLKSLSLCSCHISDDGINRMVRQMHGLRTLNIGQCVRITDKGLELIAEHLSQLTGIDLYGCTRITKRGLERITQLPCLKVLNLGLWQMTESEKVR; encoded by the coding sequence atggaGACGCACATCTCGTGCCTGTTCCCGGAGCTGCTGGCCATGATCTTCGGCTACCTGGACGTGCGGGACAAGGGGCGCGCGGCGCAGGTGTGCACGGCCTGGCGGGACGCCGCCTACCACAAGTCCGTGTGGCGGGGGGTGGAGGCCAAGCTGCACCTGCGCCGCGCCAACCCGTCGCTGTTCCCCAGCCTGCAGGCCCGCGGCATCCGGCGGGTGCAGATCCTCAGCCTGCGCCGCAGCCTCAGCTACGTGATCCAGGGCATGGCCAACATCGAGAGCCTCAACCTGAGCGGCTGCTACAACCTCACGGACAACGGGCTGGGCCACGCGTTTGTGCAGGAGATCGGTTCCCTGCGGGCCCTCAACCTGAGCCTGTGCAAGCAGATCACCGACAGCAGCCTGGGCCGCATAGCTCAGTACCTCAAGGGCCTCGAGGTGCTGGAGCTGGGAGGCTGCAGCAACATCACCAATACGGGCCTGCTGCTCATAGCCTGGGGGCTGCAGCGCCTCAAGAGTCTCAACCTGCGCAGCTGCCGCCACCTCTCGGACGTGGGCATCGGGCACCTGGCCGGCATGACCCGCAGCGCGGCCGAGGGCTGCCTGGGCCTGGAGCAGCTCACGCTGCAGGACTGCCAGAAGCTCACCGACCTGTCCCTCAAGCACATCTCCCGGGGCCTGGCCGGCCTCCGGCTGCTCAACCTCAGCTTCTGCGGGGGCATCTCAGATGCGGGCCTCCTGCACCTGTCCCACATGGGCAGCCTGCGCAGCCTCAACCTGCGCTCCTGCGACAACATCAGCGACACGGGCATCATGCACCTGGCCATGGGCAGCCTGCGGCTCTCCGGCCTGGACGTGTCCTTCTGTGACAAGGTGGGCGACCAGAGCCTGGCCTACATCGCCCAAGGCCTGGACGGCCTCAAATCCCTGTCCCTGTGCTCCTGCCACATCAGCGACGATGGCATCAATCGCATGGTGCGGCAGATGCACGGGCTGCGCACCCTCAACATCGGCCAGTGCGTGCGGATCACCGACAAGGGCCTGGAGCTGATCGCCGAGCACCTCAGCCAGCTCACGGGAATCGACCTCTACGGCTGCACGCGCATCACCAAGCGGGGCCTGGAGCGCATCACCCAGCTGCCCTGCCTCAAGGTGCTCAATCTGGGACTCTGGCAGATGACTGAAAGTGAGAAGGTCAGGTGA